A single region of the Idiomarinaceae bacterium HL-53 genome encodes:
- a CDS encoding two-component system, chemotaxis family, response regulator CheV — MSNIMSSVDARTNLAGSNRLEMLLFSLGGSQKFGINVFKVREVIPAVELSEMPGANAHVKGIAHLRGTSVPVIDLSEAMGGTTQLNDSGLFIIVTEYNRNIQGFLVSSVDRIVNLNWGDVSQPPNGVGRNHYLTAVTKVDNQLVQVIDVEKIYAEISGEEAHVSEEMKQKWASINRDELTVLAVDDSMVARKQIANALKEVGIKFHLATDGSEALKWLTDEVNKTELPLTHKVPVVLSDIEMPNMDGYTLTAEIRSNPDLKNIAVILHSSLSGVFNEAMVRKVGADNFIAKFHPDELVSAVQNEIDRVISSLEC, encoded by the coding sequence ATGAGTAACATTATGTCGTCGGTTGACGCAAGAACTAATTTAGCAGGTAGTAATCGATTAGAAATGTTGCTATTTTCATTAGGAGGGAGCCAAAAGTTTGGAATCAATGTATTCAAGGTTCGAGAAGTGATACCCGCCGTAGAGCTCTCGGAGATGCCCGGAGCAAACGCTCATGTGAAGGGTATTGCTCACTTGCGAGGCACGAGTGTTCCAGTGATAGATTTGAGCGAGGCGATGGGAGGAACTACGCAGCTCAATGATAGTGGTCTTTTCATTATCGTAACCGAATACAACAGAAACATTCAGGGCTTTTTGGTTTCCAGCGTTGATCGAATCGTAAACCTCAATTGGGGAGACGTGTCCCAGCCACCTAATGGCGTTGGTCGCAACCATTACCTAACTGCAGTAACAAAAGTAGACAATCAGTTGGTTCAAGTGATCGATGTGGAAAAAATCTACGCCGAGATTTCTGGTGAGGAAGCCCATGTTAGTGAGGAAATGAAGCAAAAATGGGCATCTATAAACCGTGATGAGTTAACGGTTTTAGCGGTTGATGACTCAATGGTTGCCAGAAAGCAAATTGCTAATGCACTTAAAGAAGTTGGTATTAAGTTTCATCTCGCGACGGATGGCAGCGAGGCGTTAAAGTGGTTAACCGATGAAGTGAATAAGACCGAACTTCCATTGACTCATAAGGTGCCAGTTGTTCTCTCCGATATAGAAATGCCCAATATGGACGGATACACCTTGACGGCTGAGATTAGATCTAATCCTGATTTAAAGAATATTGCGGTAATTTTGCACTCATCTTTATCGGGCGTTTTTAACGAAGCGATGGTTCGTAAGGTTGGGGCGGATAATTTTATCGCTAAGTTTCATCCTGATGAGTTAGTCAGTGCGGTACAAAACGAAATAGATCGCGTTATAAGTTCTTTAGAATGCTGA
- a CDS encoding Glutathione S-transferase — translation MKLYEMAIAPNPRRVRMFLAEKGLLEQVERIELNLQKGENLTPEFIAKNPMKKVPVLELDDGTCISETMAISRYVEEVFPETPRLLGETALEKAEVEQWLRWIEFYFFLPTGMAFQHLSGYFKDRMEPNLAWGESCKTDVEKFFHRLDKHLANHDWICTGQFTAADINAFCTVEFARTVQVRIKPEQVHLQRWFDAVKSRPSAAV, via the coding sequence ATGAAGCTCTATGAAATGGCAATCGCACCCAACCCTCGCCGGGTGCGTATGTTTTTGGCTGAAAAAGGCCTGCTCGAGCAAGTCGAACGGATAGAACTTAACTTACAGAAAGGCGAAAACTTAACGCCGGAATTTATTGCCAAAAACCCAATGAAAAAAGTACCGGTGTTAGAACTAGATGACGGCACCTGTATCAGTGAAACTATGGCCATTTCTCGCTATGTGGAAGAAGTTTTTCCAGAAACTCCGAGGCTTTTGGGCGAAACAGCCTTAGAAAAAGCAGAAGTTGAACAATGGTTACGTTGGATCGAGTTTTATTTCTTCTTACCGACGGGCATGGCATTTCAGCATTTGAGCGGCTATTTCAAAGACCGCATGGAGCCTAACTTGGCTTGGGGCGAGAGCTGTAAAACCGATGTGGAGAAATTTTTTCATCGACTCGACAAACACTTAGCGAACCACGATTGGATTTGTACCGGACAATTTACCGCCGCGGATATTAATGCGTTTTGCACAGTAGAGTTCGCACGTACGGTGCAAGTGCGAATTAAGCCTGAGCAAGTGCATCTTCAACGTTGGTTCGATGCTGTGAAATCACGCCCCTCAGCGGCTGTTTAG